GCAGCCTTGGCTGGCCCAAACAGAACTCCATTGTCCAAAAACACTTCAATGGCCTGTAACGAGGATGGCATATTGGCACCTTCGCCTATAGCTTCTACGCCATTGCTTACCAGCAACTGAGCTGCTTGCTCGTCAATTTCATTCTGAGTGGCGCATGGCAGTGCGATGTCGCATGGGATCGACCAGATCCCCGAACAGCCTTCTGTATAGATTGCGCCTGGACGCTCTTGCGTATACTCGCTAATCCGCAGACGGTTCACTTCTTTCAGCTGCTTCACCAGCTGCAGATCGATACCGTCTGGATCATAGATGTAGCCATTCGAGTCACTACATGCCACGACTGTAGCACCGAGCTGCTGTGCTTTTTCAATCGCATAAATGGATACATTCCCCGATCCCGACACGACGACGCGCTTTCCTTCAAAGGACGATCCCTGAGCCTGCAGCATCTCGTTTACAAAATACACACAACCGTAGCCGGTCGCTTCCGTACGTGTGAGACTGCCTCCGTAATGAATTCCTTTGCCCGTTAGGACGCCGCCTTCATGTCCTCCGCGAATCCGCTTGTACTGCCCGAACATATAGCCAATCTCACGTCCGCCTACACCAATATCCCCTGCCGGAACGTCGGCATCTGGACCAATATATTTATACAATTCCGTCATGAAGCTTTGTGTAAAACGCATCACTTCGTTATCTGATTTCCCTTTGGGATCAAAATCTGAGCCGCCTTTACCACCACCAATGGGAAGACCCGTCAATGCATTTTTGAAAATCTGCTCAAAACCCAAAAACTTGACGATTCCCAGATAGACAGACGGATGGAAGCGAAGTCCACCTTTATAAGGCCCTATCGCACTGTTAAACTGCACACGGAAGCCACGGTTGACCTGTACAACCCCCGCATCATCCACCCAAGGTACTCGGAAGGTAATGACCCGCTCCGGCTCCACTAGCCGTTCCAAAAGCCCCTGCTGCATATACTTAGGGTGCTTAGCCAATACCGGAATTAGCGAATCCAATATTTCCTTGACGGCCTGATGGAATTCATTCTCATGAGGATTGCGCGCGATAACCTTCTCAAAAACGGACTGCACATATTCGGCTGCTGCTTGTTGACTCTGCTCTGGACGGATCATGGTCATTACTTAATACACCCCTTTTATAATTAGCCCCTCTGTTAAATGACGGAACGACTTGATTCTGCACCTTCGAGAGTGGAACCTTATGTATTCATAAAATTTAGTTAACTATACATGATTTTTTATAATAATACAGCAAATTCGCCTATAAAAGATTTTTGTATCCTTCATTAAATAACTCTATGAACCTCTCATTGCCTGTTAGTTTCCTGAAGCTAAATCCCTTGATTTACGGGCTTTTTTCACGATTTCTAAGGCCCTAACACCTTACTCTATATGGCATTATAATGTGAACAAATTCAAACTAATACATACATCATATCTGGAAAATATGGATATAAAAAAGGAGGCTGCGCACAGGGCGTAGCCTCTTTTCCCA
The Paenibacillus peoriae DNA segment above includes these coding regions:
- the gdhA gene encoding NADP-specific glutamate dehydrogenase — translated: MTMIRPEQSQQAAAEYVQSVFEKVIARNPHENEFHQAVKEILDSLIPVLAKHPKYMQQGLLERLVEPERVITFRVPWVDDAGVVQVNRGFRVQFNSAIGPYKGGLRFHPSVYLGIVKFLGFEQIFKNALTGLPIGGGKGGSDFDPKGKSDNEVMRFTQSFMTELYKYIGPDADVPAGDIGVGGREIGYMFGQYKRIRGGHEGGVLTGKGIHYGGSLTRTEATGYGCVYFVNEMLQAQGSSFEGKRVVVSGSGNVSIYAIEKAQQLGATVVACSDSNGYIYDPDGIDLQLVKQLKEVNRLRISEYTQERPGAIYTEGCSGIWSIPCDIALPCATQNEIDEQAAQLLVSNGVEAIGEGANMPSSLQAIEVFLDNGVLFGPAKAANAGGVAVSALEMSQNSMRLSWTFEEVDAKLHDIMKNIYANSVKAAEEYGVPGNLVVGANIAGFVRVADAMLSHGII